A DNA window from Brassica napus cultivar Da-Ae chromosome C1, Da-Ae, whole genome shotgun sequence contains the following coding sequences:
- the LOC106429281 gene encoding dihydropyrimidine dehydrogenase (NADP(+)), chloroplastic, with amino-acid sequence MASMSFALTRFSGLSSKTTLSPDFDHSSRRNFLPPNRVSLKISSSTDSEPDLSVTVNGLKMPNPFVIGSGPPGTNYTVMKRAFDEGWGGVIAKTVSLDASKVINVTPRYARLRTGSAKTDVIGWQNIELISDRPLETMLKEFKQLKQEYPDRILIASIMEEYSKTGWEELIDRVEQTGVDALEINFSCPHGMPERRMGAAVGQDCALLEEVCGWINAKATVPVWAKMTPNITDITEPARVSLKSGCEGISAINTIMSVMGIDLKTLHPEPCVEGYSTPGGYSYKAVRPIALAKVMNIAQMMKSEFGEKDCSLSGIGGVETGYDAAEFILLGSNTVQVCTGVMVHGYGHVKTLCAELQDFMRQHNFSTIEDFRGHSLQYFTTHTDLVRRQKEAIEQRKAERRGLKSDKDWTGDGFVKETESMVSN; translated from the exons ACCCCCAAACAGAGTTTCTCTCAAGATCTCTTCCTCCACGGACTCGGAGCCTGATCTCAGCGTCACCGTGAATGGCCTCAAAATGCCGAATCCTTTCGTGATCGGGTCGGGTCCACCCGGTACCAACTACACCGTCATGAAGAGAGCGTTCGACGAAGGCTGGGGTGGCGTCATCGCTAAAACC GTTTCACTAGACGCATCCAAAGTCATCAACGTGACGCCTAGGTACGCCAGGCTACGAACCGGGTCAGCCAAAACAGATGTAATCGGGTGGCAGAACATAGAACTCATCAGCGACCGACCTCTCGAAACCATGCTCAAAGAGTTCAAGCAGCTGAAACAAGAGTACCCTGACCGGATCCTCATCGCTTCCATCATGGAGGAATACAGCAAAACCGGCTGGGAAGAGCTCATCGACCGCGTCGAGCAAACCGGTGTT GATGCTTTAGAGATCAACTTCTCGTGTCCTCATGGTATGCCAGAGCGTAGAATGGGAGCTGCTGTTGGACAAGACTGCGCCCTTCTTGAAGAGGTTTGCGGATGGATTAACGCTAAAGCTACAGTTCCTGTGTGGGCCAAAATGACTCCTAATATTACTGACATAACAGAG ccgGCCAGGGTATCTCTAAAATCAGGATGTGAAGGGATCTCAGCCATCAACACAATCATGAGTGTAATGGGAATTGATCTGAAGACTTTGCATCCTGAGCCTTGCGTTGAAGG TTACTCAACTCCAGGAGGCTACTCTTATAAGGCTGTTCGTCCTATTGCGCTTGCGAAAGTTATGAACATTGCCCAAATGATGAAGTCTGAGTTCGGTGAGAAAGATTGTTCGCTTTCTGGTATTGGAGGTGTTGAAACTGGCTATGACGCAGCTGAGTTCATTCTCCTCGGATCTAATACTGTACAG GTGTGCACAGGTGTGATGGTTCATGGCTATGGTCATGTGAAAACTCTATGCGCCGAGCTTCAAGATTTCATGAGGCAGCACAACTTCTCGACTATAGAAGACTTCAGAGG GCATTCGCTTCAGTACTTTACAACACACACAGACTTAGTAAGGAGACAGAAAGAAGCTATTGAGCAGAGAAAAGCTGAGAGGAGAGGCTTGAAATCTGATAAAGATTGGACTGGAGATGGATTCGTTAAGGAGACTGAGAGTATGGTTTCTAACTAA